From Paenibacillus sp. V4I7, one genomic window encodes:
- a CDS encoding OmpL47-type beta-barrel domain-containing protein: protein MRERIAKWVALFMLLFMTVPSNAGIGVQTAYAESQTYEAEAPVNVLSGNASVAECTVCSGGKKVGGLYQGSSLQFNGITVSEAGSYKVSVSYISGDPRSVNIRVNGGNAENYDFPKTADWNTVGTFDVTLPLNAGTNTIMFDDGNWYSPDIDKIVIAPTATPNPGGGGGSETPPTYAQYYEAESVVNMLNGKASVSNCGKCSGGKKVGDLYQGSSLQFNQIQVNAPGIYTVKLYYISGDPRSLQVSANGGTAELYDLPKTTDWNTVGTFDVDLSLTAGSNTIILSDGNAYSPDIDRIAVSPKIVTYEAESSANTLAGKASIANCSSCSEGKKVGNIYQGSSLQFNGVEVGSTGNYQVTVSYISGDPRSVQVRVNGGEAETYDFPKTPDWNTVNTYVIPLALVAGSNTIQFADGNGYSPDLDKIVVGPKSEPNPGEDDNVGGSLGEPVESKQYGSITVTHYTYGATFSNGETTITYHTDSGLADYSWKDAKIVKGVYGSLQLGELVTSKSYTSHTLSDAAIVPVHDGFGTGLRFTVINESPGKPSLHQIYTMYEGKSFFLTQLEAVNTSSMTTNNMAPIVVNNSGGVDIGSYADNRALFVPFDNDNWIRYKAQSINTANTGYEVTAIYDNTNRNGLVIGSVTHDTWKTGITWNGFNNKLNNLTVYGGAASNITHDVEPHGNISGTELKSPTVFVGYFADYRSGLEEYGRANAVFTPPLSFQGSVAQEVPVGWNSWGAYGSNLTYQDVIDTSNYFKTHLQNNNYNNNGALYINLDSYWDNLSDTQLQNAVATIRQNGQQAGIYWGPFVYWGNNMSQTVEGTNNQYTYGDIVLKDSTGKVLPTLDGAYALDPTHPGTKARMDYFLGKFKALGFTYIKLDFLTHGSLEGKHADPTVTTGIQAYNQGMAYVNSVIDGSMFISESIAPLFPSQYAHSRRISCDVYGKISETEYELNALTYGWWQNGTIYPYTDPDHMSLSRASSLDEARSRVNSAVISGTVFLNSDDVRNESAQAYMNELLTNKEINRVALLGKAFRAVEGNTGANAADTFVLNDDGTYYVAVFNYSAATSSTKSVDLARAGLSGISHYLRTDLWTGAEDKVSGKLNVTLKPAESKLFKLQLDSIPPTTSVVFDGISGTGAFTNKDITMTLSAADQPGGSGIQLTEYQLNGENWVTVNGPVTLSEEGVYSIHYRSKDRSGNVEDAKQVTVGIDRTAPVVRITDPLTIWQTDPLSLPVQITDALSGISNSTVQLDKKIMGNPIIAAPAALAVGNHVIEVTGTDLAGNVTASTYTLQVQIDANHFIDLINIGVANGSITISDKGKELLAKVEAIVRSNNKEVTVRQLKALRIFVEALTGKKISKEFSVILIADIDYLIQNVSK from the coding sequence ATGCGAGAAAGGATTGCGAAATGGGTAGCTTTGTTCATGCTTTTGTTTATGACTGTCCCTTCCAATGCCGGTATTGGCGTTCAGACAGCGTATGCGGAAAGTCAAACCTACGAAGCGGAAGCACCGGTTAATGTTTTAAGCGGTAACGCGTCAGTGGCCGAATGCACCGTATGCTCGGGAGGAAAGAAGGTAGGCGGCCTCTATCAAGGAAGCTCGCTGCAATTCAATGGAATTACCGTGAGCGAAGCTGGAAGCTACAAGGTGTCGGTTTCTTACATATCCGGCGATCCTCGTTCGGTGAACATCCGTGTAAATGGAGGGAATGCGGAAAATTACGATTTTCCCAAAACGGCTGACTGGAACACGGTCGGCACTTTTGATGTCACGCTTCCATTAAATGCCGGTACGAACACAATCATGTTCGACGACGGAAATTGGTATTCGCCGGACATTGACAAGATCGTAATCGCGCCCACAGCAACTCCAAATCCCGGAGGAGGTGGTGGAAGCGAGACTCCGCCGACATACGCACAATATTACGAGGCAGAGTCAGTAGTAAATATGCTTAATGGTAAGGCTTCCGTATCCAATTGCGGCAAGTGTTCAGGAGGCAAAAAAGTCGGCGATTTGTATCAAGGAAGCTCGTTACAATTCAATCAAATCCAAGTGAATGCTCCTGGTATTTACACGGTGAAACTGTACTATATTTCAGGCGATCCTAGATCCTTGCAAGTCAGTGCTAACGGAGGGACAGCCGAGCTGTATGATCTGCCGAAAACGACGGATTGGAACACAGTAGGGACGTTTGACGTCGATCTTTCTTTAACGGCGGGCAGCAACACGATCATTTTATCTGACGGCAATGCATACTCCCCTGATATCGATAGGATCGCAGTGTCGCCCAAAATCGTTACCTATGAAGCGGAGTCTTCCGCTAACACACTTGCTGGCAAAGCTAGCATTGCGAATTGCAGCAGCTGTTCCGAAGGTAAAAAAGTCGGCAATATATATCAAGGCAGCTCCTTACAATTTAACGGGGTTGAGGTGGGGTCAACCGGGAATTATCAAGTAACGGTTTCTTATATATCCGGCGATCCTCGTTCCGTACAAGTGAGAGTAAACGGCGGAGAAGCTGAAACGTACGATTTTCCGAAAACACCCGACTGGAACACGGTGAATACGTACGTCATTCCTTTAGCTTTAGTGGCCGGGAGCAATACGATCCAGTTTGCTGACGGCAACGGCTACTCCCCAGATTTGGATAAAATCGTGGTCGGTCCGAAGAGTGAACCGAATCCTGGCGAAGACGATAACGTTGGGGGCAGCCTTGGCGAGCCCGTCGAGTCGAAACAGTACGGTTCCATCACCGTAACGCATTATACGTATGGCGCGACTTTTTCGAACGGTGAGACTACCATTACGTATCATACAGACAGCGGTCTGGCGGATTATTCCTGGAAGGACGCCAAAATTGTAAAAGGTGTATACGGCAGCTTACAATTGGGCGAACTTGTTACTAGCAAGAGTTATACCAGTCATACCTTATCGGATGCTGCGATCGTCCCGGTTCATGACGGTTTCGGTACTGGGCTTCGGTTTACGGTAATCAACGAGTCACCCGGTAAACCTTCGCTGCATCAAATCTATACCATGTATGAAGGAAAGAGCTTCTTCCTTACCCAGTTAGAAGCGGTTAATACTTCATCCATGACGACGAATAACATGGCTCCTATCGTTGTAAACAATAGCGGCGGAGTGGATATTGGAAGCTATGCGGATAACAGAGCGCTATTTGTCCCATTTGATAATGATAATTGGATTCGGTATAAGGCCCAATCGATCAACACTGCGAACACTGGGTACGAAGTAACGGCTATTTACGATAACACGAATCGAAATGGTCTCGTGATCGGCTCCGTCACTCACGATACATGGAAGACGGGTATTACTTGGAACGGGTTTAATAATAAATTGAATAACCTGACGGTGTATGGCGGAGCAGCATCCAACATAACGCACGATGTCGAACCTCACGGAAACATTTCAGGTACTGAATTAAAGTCACCAACCGTGTTTGTCGGCTATTTTGCGGATTACCGTTCTGGTCTCGAGGAATACGGACGTGCGAACGCTGTATTCACCCCGCCTTTAAGCTTCCAAGGCTCTGTTGCCCAAGAAGTACCGGTAGGCTGGAACAGTTGGGGGGCCTACGGCAGCAATCTCACCTATCAAGATGTGATAGATACGTCGAATTACTTCAAGACACACCTTCAAAACAATAATTATAACAACAATGGCGCACTCTACATTAACTTGGACTCCTATTGGGACAATTTATCGGATACCCAGTTGCAAAATGCAGTGGCAACAATCCGTCAAAATGGTCAGCAAGCCGGTATTTATTGGGGACCCTTCGTTTACTGGGGCAATAATATGAGTCAGACGGTCGAGGGTACGAACAACCAATATACGTACGGAGACATTGTATTAAAGGATAGCACTGGGAAAGTTTTGCCTACTCTGGATGGCGCCTATGCGCTTGATCCGACTCATCCGGGCACGAAAGCACGAATGGATTATTTTTTGGGGAAATTTAAGGCTTTAGGTTTCACTTATATCAAATTAGATTTCTTAACACACGGTTCTTTGGAAGGGAAGCATGCCGACCCAACCGTGACCACTGGTATTCAAGCTTATAATCAAGGGATGGCTTACGTGAACAGTGTCATTGACGGCAGTATGTTCATTAGCGAATCGATTGCGCCGTTATTCCCCAGCCAATATGCACACAGTCGTCGAATCTCTTGCGATGTGTACGGTAAAATCAGTGAAACCGAATATGAGTTGAACGCGCTTACCTATGGTTGGTGGCAGAATGGTACGATTTACCCGTACACCGACCCTGATCATATGTCGTTGTCTAGGGCAAGTTCCTTGGACGAAGCGCGCAGCAGAGTAAATTCTGCCGTTATTTCCGGTACGGTCTTCTTGAATTCGGATGACGTTCGTAATGAGAGCGCTCAAGCCTACATGAACGAGTTATTGACGAACAAGGAAATCAACCGAGTCGCTTTACTAGGAAAAGCTTTCCGAGCGGTCGAAGGGAACACCGGAGCAAATGCGGCTGATACGTTCGTTCTGAATGACGATGGAACTTACTATGTCGCTGTCTTCAATTACAGCGCAGCTACCTCTTCGACGAAGTCTGTCGATCTGGCCCGTGCAGGATTGAGTGGCATCAGTCATTATCTGCGCACGGATTTATGGACGGGAGCTGAGGATAAGGTGAGCGGTAAGCTGAACGTAACCCTGAAGCCCGCCGAGTCTAAACTGTTTAAGCTTCAGCTTGATTCTATTCCTCCTACGACGAGCGTCGTCTTCGATGGGATCAGCGGTACTGGAGCCTTTACCAACAAAGACATCACGATGACGTTGAGCGCAGCGGATCAACCGGGAGGCTCCGGCATCCAGTTGACTGAATATCAGCTGAACGGTGAAAATTGGGTAACGGTCAACGGACCTGTAACGCTATCCGAGGAAGGCGTTTACAGCATTCATTATCGATCGAAGGATCGATCCGGTAATGTGGAGGATGCCAAGCAAGTGACTGTAGGCATCGATCGCACAGCACCCGTTGTCCGAATAACGGATCCATTAACCATCTGGCAAACAGATCCGTTGAGCCTGCCTGTTCAGATCACGGATGCGCTAAGCGGCATAAGCAATAGCACCGTTCAACTGGATAAGAAAATCATGGGCAATCCAATCATAGCTGCCCCTGCAGCTTTAGCCGTTGGAAACCATGTGATCGAGGTAACCGGGACGGATCTGGCCGGCAATGTAACGGCGAGTACGTATACG